In Apium graveolens cultivar Ventura chromosome 10, ASM990537v1, whole genome shotgun sequence, the following are encoded in one genomic region:
- the LOC141689945 gene encoding uncharacterized protein LOC141689945 has translation MESAILSATRFIPTQNRELSGVVRNFQSSFYGKMICNKLFVSKDMYPQQRSGATITSLFGRKVKKATVAPTVVPDPDYRIPVVLLGLAGGLGYTDNLLAAAPVGLLGLLLLFQTTRVRFVFDNEALEVKVGKELDDSGENVFVGGKNRWKYSTFVNWELWWPNFPVLVYFKETQTKPEGQIHFFPVIFNGKQLYDVMVERAGPSETSGPE, from the exons ATGGAGAGTGCTATTCTGTCTGCTACTCGCTTCATTCCAACACAAA ATAGGGAATTGAGTGGTGTTGTAAGAAATTTTCAGAGCTCATTTTATGGCAAAATGATATGCAACAAGTTATTTGTGAGCAAAGATATGTATCCGCAGCAGAGAAGCGGCGCCACAATCACCTCATTG TTTGGAAGGAAGGTAAAGAAAGCAACTGTAGCCCCAACTGTCGTTCCTGACCCAGATTACCGGATACCAGTTGTTTTACTTG GTTTAGCTGGTGGGTTGGGTTATACAGATAATCTGTTAGCAGCTGCTCCTGTTGGTCTCTTAGGATTACTCTTATTATTTCAG ACAACAAGAGTGAGATTTGTCTTCGACAATGAGGCTCTG GAGGTGAAAGTTGGAAAGGAGCTGGATGACTCCGGTGAAAATGTTTTCGTGGGAGGAAAGAACCGCTGGAA ATATTCAACATTTGTGAATTGGGAGCTGTGGTGGCCAAACTTTCCAGTTCTGGTGTATTTCAAGGAGACACAAACGAAACCTGAAGGACAAATTCATTTTTTCCCAGTAATATTT AATGGGAAGCAACTCTATGATGTTATGGTGGAGCGAGCTGGTCCCTCAGAAACTAGTGGGCCGGAGTAG
- the LOC141689946 gene encoding protein BUNDLE SHEATH DEFECTIVE 2, chloroplastic isoform X1 has translation MSSSICFTPLISFKAPSKPGVIIGYNNASKIRWMADVTQNNRIATFQALEVKVLQATNSNPDTKARSIVCSKCEGNGAIVCQQCEGNGVNSVDHFNGRFKAGGTCWLCRGKKEILCGDCNGAGFLGGFMSTFDE, from the exons ATGTCAAGTTCTATATGTTTCACCCCTCTTATTTCTTTCAAAGCCCCGAGCAAACCAG GGGTTATTATTGGATATAATAATGCTTCAAAGATACGTTGGATGGCTGATGTTACTCAGAACAATAGAATTGCCACATTTCAAGCTCTCGAAGTTAAG GTTTTGCAGGCTACGAACAGTAACCCGGACACAAAAGCAAGAAGCATAGTTTGTTCTAAATGTGAGGGAAATG GTGCAATAGTGTGTCAACAATGTGAGGGCAATGGAGTTAACTCTGTGGATCACTTTAATGGGCGATTTAAAGCTGGCGGTACATGTTGGCTTTGCAG AGGTAAAAAGGAAATATTGTGCGGAGATTGCAATGGAGCAGGCTTTCTTGGAGGATTCATGAGCACTTTTGATGAATAA
- the LOC141689946 gene encoding protein BUNDLE SHEATH DEFECTIVE 2, chloroplastic isoform X2 — translation MSSSICFTPLISFKAPSKPGVIIGYNNASKIRWMADVTQNNRIATFQALEVKATNSNPDTKARSIVCSKCEGNGAIVCQQCEGNGVNSVDHFNGRFKAGGTCWLCRGKKEILCGDCNGAGFLGGFMSTFDE, via the exons ATGTCAAGTTCTATATGTTTCACCCCTCTTATTTCTTTCAAAGCCCCGAGCAAACCAG GGGTTATTATTGGATATAATAATGCTTCAAAGATACGTTGGATGGCTGATGTTACTCAGAACAATAGAATTGCCACATTTCAAGCTCTCGAAGTTAAG GCTACGAACAGTAACCCGGACACAAAAGCAAGAAGCATAGTTTGTTCTAAATGTGAGGGAAATG GTGCAATAGTGTGTCAACAATGTGAGGGCAATGGAGTTAACTCTGTGGATCACTTTAATGGGCGATTTAAAGCTGGCGGTACATGTTGGCTTTGCAG AGGTAAAAAGGAAATATTGTGCGGAGATTGCAATGGAGCAGGCTTTCTTGGAGGATTCATGAGCACTTTTGATGAATAA